From Paenibacillus physcomitrellae, the proteins below share one genomic window:
- a CDS encoding SMI1/KNR4 family protein, giving the protein MNEDLRARLEAYHEADEYEKIVEAAGEVPAADRDYELVSHLGRALNNLERYEEAAEQFLTVAEEGQDDPLWHYRLGLAYYYLEQYEDAKREFTIADQLEPGDEDTLEFLDWIQEKMEQEPAAESGGSSASAPEGESASTASAGAAEGPAEAIDAIDAAAAPSNGTAGKNELAGTASESTPAPAVHYDGDTRANSSSSGSNPEHFWEDSPEAVDQYVLAPPSDELVASVEEELVFKLPVHYVQMMKLHNGGVPRSRVLSVQDGDDGQQIGISAILGIGRDKSYSLCGDRGSRYLIEKEGFPEFGVVIGKCPDEHQAIMLDYREAGNDGEPEVVHVDGAKNNKVTRLAPDFKTFVSTLADRTEA; this is encoded by the coding sequence ATGAATGAGGATCTTCGGGCAAGGCTGGAAGCGTACCATGAGGCCGATGAATATGAGAAAATTGTTGAAGCTGCAGGGGAAGTGCCCGCTGCGGATAGAGATTACGAGCTGGTCAGCCATCTGGGCCGGGCGCTGAACAACTTGGAACGTTACGAGGAGGCGGCTGAGCAGTTTCTGACTGTCGCGGAAGAAGGGCAGGACGATCCGCTTTGGCATTATCGCCTCGGACTGGCTTATTACTATCTGGAGCAGTATGAGGACGCTAAACGGGAATTTACGATAGCCGATCAACTGGAGCCCGGAGATGAGGATACGCTGGAGTTTCTGGATTGGATTCAGGAGAAAATGGAGCAGGAACCCGCAGCGGAATCCGGTGGTTCCTCCGCATCTGCGCCGGAAGGCGAGTCTGCTTCGACAGCATCAGCAGGTGCTGCTGAGGGACCGGCAGAGGCGATTGATGCCATTGACGCCGCTGCTGCTCCATCAAATGGAACTGCGGGAAAGAACGAATTGGCGGGAACGGCTTCGGAGTCAACACCAGCGCCAGCGGTGCATTATGACGGCGATACCAGGGCGAACAGCTCATCCAGCGGGTCCAACCCGGAACATTTTTGGGAGGACAGCCCGGAGGCCGTGGATCAATACGTGCTTGCCCCGCCATCGGACGAGCTGGTTGCCTCAGTAGAAGAAGAGCTGGTCTTCAAGCTGCCGGTGCATTACGTGCAGATGATGAAATTACATAACGGCGGTGTGCCGCGCAGCCGGGTACTCTCTGTTCAAGACGGCGACGACGGACAACAAATCGGGATTTCGGCGATTTTGGGAATCGGACGGGACAAAAGCTACTCCCTTTGCGGGGACCGCGGGAGCCGTTACTTGATCGAGAAGGAAGGCTTTCCCGAATTCGGTGTGGTCATTGGCAAATGCCCGGACGAACATCAGGCCATTATGCTCGATTATCGTGAAGCCGGCAATGACGGGGAACCGGAAGTGGTCCATGTCGATGGGGCCAAGAACAACAAGGTAACGCGGCTTGCTCCGGATTTCAAAACCTTTGTCTCAACGCTGGCTGATCGGACGGAAGCCTGA
- a CDS encoding malate:quinone oxidoreductase, whose protein sequence is MSNRQNQTDVILIGAGIMSATLGSLLKELVPDWRITVFERRGGAGEESSNEWNNAGTGHSSLCELNYTVEQPDGTIDISKAIKVNEEYQFSKQFWTHLVKSGRVPDPRDFIRPVPHMSFVQGEKDVSFLKKRFEALSINPLFPGMEFSEDPKQLAEWIPLMMQDRTVNQPIAATRIESGTDVNFGALTRILFTHLKDQNVDIRYNHQVKNIKRAADGMWELKVKNMGSGTTERHAAKFVFIGGGGGSLHLLQKSGIPEGKGIGGFPVSGLFMVCKKPEVVRQHHAKVYGQAPVGAPPMSVPHLDTRVINGKESLFFGPFAGFSPKFLKFGSMFDLITSVKLHNLTTMLAAGVKSFQLTKYLVQQLMLSKEQRLEALREFVPNANGEDWELVVAGQRVQIIKDTEAGKGTLQFGTEVISAADGSIAALLGASPGASTAVSVMLEVIRRCFPQHLKEWEPKIKEMIPSYGLSLSQHPELIQEIHTSTGEALGLGNGVH, encoded by the coding sequence ATGAGCAACCGACAAAATCAAACTGACGTTATTTTAATTGGTGCCGGAATCATGAGTGCGACATTAGGGTCATTGCTGAAAGAACTAGTCCCGGATTGGAGAATCACCGTATTCGAACGGCGCGGCGGGGCTGGAGAGGAAAGCTCCAACGAATGGAACAATGCGGGAACGGGACATTCTTCTCTGTGCGAGCTTAACTACACCGTAGAACAGCCTGATGGAACCATTGATATTAGCAAAGCGATCAAAGTAAATGAGGAGTATCAATTCTCCAAGCAGTTTTGGACGCATCTCGTCAAGAGCGGCCGGGTACCCGATCCGCGGGACTTTATTAGGCCGGTTCCCCATATGAGTTTTGTGCAGGGTGAGAAGGATGTCTCCTTTTTGAAGAAAAGATTTGAAGCGCTTTCAATAAACCCGCTGTTTCCAGGCATGGAATTCTCCGAAGATCCGAAGCAGCTGGCGGAATGGATTCCGCTGATGATGCAGGATCGCACGGTTAATCAGCCTATCGCGGCCACGAGAATAGAGTCGGGAACGGACGTCAATTTTGGGGCGCTGACGCGTATCCTGTTTACCCATTTGAAGGATCAAAATGTCGACATCCGCTACAATCATCAAGTGAAGAATATCAAACGTGCCGCAGACGGCATGTGGGAGTTAAAAGTAAAGAATATGGGAAGCGGGACAACGGAACGCCATGCGGCCAAATTCGTCTTTATCGGCGGAGGGGGCGGCAGCCTGCATCTGCTGCAGAAGTCCGGCATTCCGGAAGGCAAAGGAATCGGCGGATTCCCGGTCAGCGGACTGTTTATGGTGTGCAAGAAGCCGGAGGTCGTGCGGCAGCATCATGCCAAAGTGTACGGACAGGCGCCTGTCGGCGCTCCGCCGATGTCGGTGCCGCATCTGGATACGCGGGTAATCAACGGGAAGGAATCGCTGTTTTTTGGCCCCTTCGCGGGCTTCTCGCCGAAATTCCTTAAATTCGGTTCCATGTTCGATCTGATTACTTCGGTGAAACTGCATAACCTGACCACGATGCTGGCAGCCGGCGTGAAAAGCTTCCAGCTGACCAAATATTTGGTTCAGCAGCTGATGTTGTCGAAGGAACAGCGGCTTGAAGCTTTGCGTGAGTTTGTTCCAAACGCAAACGGCGAAGACTGGGAGCTGGTCGTTGCGGGGCAGCGCGTACAGATCATTAAAGATACCGAAGCCGGCAAAGGGACACTGCAGTTCGGTACGGAGGTCATCAGCGCGGCAGACGGCTCAATAGCCGCTTTGCTTGGTGCTTCGCCAGGCGCCTCCACCGCCGTTTCGGTCATGTTGGAAGTGATCCGCAGATGTTTCCCGCAGCATTTGAAAGAATGGGAGCCGAAGATCAAGGAGATGATCCCTTCTTACGGCTTGTCCTTATCCCAGCATCCTGAACTTATCCAAGAAATTCACACTTCCACCGGAGAGGCGCTTGGCCTAGGGAACGGAGTTCATTAA
- a CDS encoding spore germination protein, protein MSSIISHIPSWGIFAQALIALLVPICAVKMYKRMYSFIDSRRDAGAAAINQEKEAAASPSATPFSGDYAADAQTIHSRIGGNNDLTAREFTMTKLNAKATLYNAYGMQSDPLLNMRIMEFLMFEATMEDLSGSGKASSSQLPFTILTEAPDLDSFNRSVLYGYAGLLIEGLPRGLLIELPNGANRSISEPLSEALLRGPRLGFSEVLSENTSMLRRQGYTEQLEMKSFRIGTSLSKDLVVAYIKDIVNPDLLQEVMDRVQKINAEFLADSGYIEQLIEDNYLSPFQQVQNTERPDRVINALLEGRVAILLDGTPFALIVPATFSMLLQSPEDYYERWLSGSAIRMLRFVAAFMSLMAPALYISLIAFHPGLIPTELALTIIETRQGVPFPPLIEVLILEISIEILREAGIRLPKPIGPAMGIVGGLIIGDAAVQAGIVSPFLVIVVAVTAISSFSIPTYSAGITLRLLRFAGMLFAAVLGMFGTILFFLLLCSHLTKLKSFGVPYLTPASPFRLRDWKDLFFRVPLSLMKQRPAMFKTQKSKRKS, encoded by the coding sequence ATGTCATCCATCATCAGTCATATCCCGAGCTGGGGCATTTTTGCCCAAGCCCTTATAGCCCTTCTGGTCCCTATCTGCGCCGTCAAAATGTACAAGCGGATGTACTCCTTCATCGACTCTCGAAGAGATGCCGGTGCCGCTGCTATAAACCAGGAAAAGGAAGCCGCCGCTTCTCCATCAGCCACACCCTTCAGCGGAGATTATGCAGCGGATGCCCAGACCATCCATTCCCGCATTGGCGGAAACAACGATCTGACGGCAAGAGAATTTACCATGACGAAGCTGAATGCCAAGGCCACGCTGTATAACGCTTATGGCATGCAGAGCGATCCGCTGCTGAATATGCGCATTATGGAGTTCTTGATGTTCGAGGCCACCATGGAAGACCTGTCCGGTTCCGGCAAGGCCAGCAGCAGCCAGCTTCCCTTCACTATTCTGACGGAAGCGCCGGATCTGGACAGCTTTAACCGCTCCGTACTGTACGGATATGCCGGCCTCCTGATCGAAGGCCTGCCCCGCGGGCTCCTGATTGAACTGCCGAACGGGGCCAACCGGTCGATTTCGGAGCCTTTATCCGAAGCGCTGCTGCGCGGTCCACGGCTTGGTTTCTCCGAGGTGCTCAGTGAGAACACATCCATGCTGCGCCGTCAGGGTTACACCGAACAGCTGGAAATGAAAAGCTTCCGGATCGGGACAAGCCTGTCGAAAGATCTTGTGGTCGCCTATATCAAGGACATCGTCAATCCGGATCTGCTTCAGGAGGTCATGGACCGGGTTCAGAAGATCAACGCCGAGTTCCTTGCGGATTCCGGTTATATTGAACAATTGATCGAAGATAACTATTTGAGCCCTTTCCAGCAGGTCCAAAATACCGAAAGGCCCGACCGGGTCATCAATGCTCTGCTGGAAGGGCGGGTTGCCATTTTACTGGACGGCACGCCGTTCGCGCTCATTGTTCCGGCCACCTTCAGCATGCTGCTGCAATCTCCGGAGGATTATTATGAACGCTGGCTGTCCGGCTCGGCGATCCGAATGCTGCGTTTTGTTGCCGCCTTTATGTCGCTTATGGCTCCCGCGCTCTATATTTCGCTGATTGCGTTCCATCCGGGTCTGATCCCGACCGAGCTGGCCTTGACCATCATTGAAACGCGCCAGGGCGTCCCGTTCCCTCCGTTAATTGAAGTATTGATCCTGGAAATTTCGATCGAAATTCTGCGGGAGGCCGGCATCCGGCTTCCTAAACCTATCGGGCCGGCCATGGGGATCGTAGGCGGTCTCATTATCGGGGACGCTGCTGTTCAGGCGGGGATAGTCAGCCCTTTCCTGGTCATTGTCGTAGCCGTAACGGCGATCTCCTCCTTCTCCATTCCGACCTACAGCGCCGGCATTACGCTGCGGCTGCTGCGGTTTGCCGGCATGCTGTTTGCAGCGGTGCTCGGGATGTTCGGCACGATTCTATTCTTCCTGCTGCTGTGCAGCCATTTGACCAAACTAAAGAGCTTCGGAGTCCCTTACCTGACTCCTGCGTCTCCTTTTCGCCTCAGGGACTGGAAGGATCTCTTCTTTCGGGTGCCTCTTTCCTTAATGAAGCAGAGACCAGCCATGTTCAAAACGCAAAAAAGCAAGAGGAAGTCCTAA
- a CDS encoding glycoside hydrolase family 3 protein, with protein sequence MMSTTAYPFQNTSLPLDERVNDLVSRFTLEEKVGLMIQYQTAVERIGVKGYKHGTEAAHGMAWLGEATGYPQPIGLGCTWDTELLQQIGSAISDEARGFYKRNPEINGLTLWAPTVDMERDPRWGRTEEAYGEDPILAGKLTAALVKGIQGDHPKYLKAVATLKHFIANNNEVGRGDQSVSIDPRNMREYYLKAFEIPFREGGAQSMMTAYNAINGVPANLNPDVNNIVKQEWGMDGFVVSDAFDVSGTVRDHGYLDSYKEAVARSVKEGGIDSLTDDGELMKQSLREALEEGLLTESDLDAALRNTFRVRFRLGEFDPEEDNPYAAIGESEILHPEHAELAREAAGKAIVLLKNEGGMLPLQADQLKKVAVIGPLGGTVYRDWYSGSLPYAVTPLQGIREKLDGHGAEISFSEGTDRIKLKEKQSGWYVRVQDGGEAALAADAETPEQASVFEITDWGWGSHTIIAEQSGKYLTTDDRIVKASADQIWEWFTKEVFQVRAAEAGEGLGLGLKVKVEPEVVAEGEEGAQGGGQGRAQERARIGAQETGAQETVDRVTLSTWNDMPVTVKDETGELLVGSGKAEETANEINVAGAASAAGREEEPITAAVFEMEKVTDKFQAAKEAASAADVAVVFVGNHPLINGKETMDRPDITLPESQEQLIKEVMSVNPNTIVVVVGSYPYALNWADEHVPAILYTTHAGQELGHAVADVLFGEVNPAGRLNMTWYKSVDQLPEFMDYDIIQGGRTYRYFEGEPLYPFGHGLSYSSFRYDELSLDRSCVSADQDGGGGESGQTVTVTARVTNTSSRPGEEVVQLYGRAGQSRVKRPLKQLLAFRRVLIQPGETAEVHFTLPLSELAVWDVTRERFCIETGLYHVMAGPSSANLPLSAELEVRGEVIPPRDLKQPVKAVNYDAYEGVLIGECREGGSAVEVKTQSGWIAFMDAEFGDGVRTVRLRAASQTAGAAEVRLQSPDGPLAGRAELTAGGAQEWRDYTAELSSGVSGRQDIYIVLTGKTSLSTVQFQ encoded by the coding sequence ATGATGTCTACAACGGCTTATCCATTTCAGAATACGTCCCTTCCGCTGGATGAACGGGTGAACGATCTGGTTTCCCGGTTTACGCTGGAGGAGAAAGTGGGACTGATGATTCAATATCAAACGGCTGTCGAGCGTATCGGCGTGAAGGGCTATAAGCATGGCACAGAAGCAGCTCACGGCATGGCCTGGCTCGGGGAAGCGACCGGTTATCCGCAGCCAATCGGCCTCGGATGCACCTGGGATACGGAGCTGCTGCAGCAAATTGGCAGCGCTATCAGTGACGAGGCGAGAGGGTTCTATAAGCGGAATCCGGAAATCAACGGGTTGACTCTCTGGGCGCCTACCGTCGATATGGAGCGGGACCCGCGCTGGGGCCGGACCGAAGAAGCGTATGGCGAAGATCCGATCCTGGCCGGAAAGCTGACAGCGGCATTGGTTAAAGGCATTCAGGGCGATCATCCGAAATACCTGAAAGCGGTTGCGACGCTTAAGCATTTCATTGCCAACAACAATGAAGTGGGCCGCGGTGATCAGTCGGTCAGCATTGATCCGCGCAATATGCGTGAATATTATTTGAAGGCGTTTGAAATCCCGTTTAGAGAAGGCGGCGCCCAGTCGATGATGACGGCGTATAACGCTATAAACGGCGTTCCGGCCAACCTGAATCCGGATGTGAACAATATTGTGAAGCAGGAGTGGGGCATGGACGGATTCGTGGTCAGCGATGCTTTTGACGTATCCGGTACGGTTCGCGATCATGGCTATTTGGACAGCTACAAGGAAGCGGTGGCCCGTTCGGTCAAGGAAGGCGGCATCGACAGCCTGACCGATGACGGCGAGCTGATGAAGCAGTCGCTTCGCGAAGCGCTGGAGGAAGGGCTGCTGACGGAAAGCGATCTGGATGCGGCGCTGCGCAACACGTTCCGCGTCCGTTTCCGCCTCGGCGAATTCGATCCGGAGGAAGATAATCCGTACGCGGCAATTGGCGAGTCGGAGATTCTGCATCCGGAGCATGCCGAGCTGGCCCGTGAAGCGGCGGGCAAAGCCATCGTGCTGCTGAAGAATGAAGGCGGCATGCTGCCTCTTCAGGCAGACCAGCTGAAGAAGGTGGCCGTGATTGGGCCGCTTGGCGGAACGGTCTACCGCGACTGGTACAGCGGCTCTCTTCCTTATGCGGTTACGCCGCTGCAGGGTATCCGGGAGAAGCTGGACGGTCATGGGGCGGAGATCTCGTTCAGCGAGGGCACGGACCGGATTAAGCTGAAGGAGAAGCAAAGCGGCTGGTACGTGCGGGTTCAGGATGGCGGGGAGGCGGCATTGGCTGCGGACGCAGAGACCCCGGAGCAAGCCTCCGTGTTTGAGATCACGGATTGGGGCTGGGGCAGCCATACGATCATCGCCGAGCAAAGCGGCAAATATTTGACGACCGATGACCGGATCGTTAAAGCTTCCGCCGATCAAATTTGGGAATGGTTTACGAAAGAAGTATTCCAGGTCCGTGCGGCGGAAGCGGGAGAGGGACTAGGACTGGGATTGAAAGTGAAAGTGGAACCGGAAGTGGTAGCGGAAGGGGAAGAAGGAGCACAAGGAGGAGGACAAGGAAGAGCGCAAGAAAGAGCACGAATAGGAGCACAAGAAACAGGAGCGCAAGAAACGGTGGATCGTGTGACCCTCTCCACCTGGAACGACATGCCGGTAACGGTGAAGGACGAAACCGGAGAACTGCTGGTCGGCAGCGGCAAAGCGGAAGAGACCGCTAACGAGATCAACGTTGCCGGCGCAGCTTCTGCAGCGGGCAGGGAAGAAGAGCCGATTACGGCTGCTGTCTTTGAGATGGAGAAGGTGACGGACAAGTTCCAGGCCGCGAAAGAAGCAGCAAGCGCCGCGGATGTAGCGGTGGTGTTCGTCGGCAATCATCCGCTGATCAACGGTAAGGAGACGATGGACCGGCCGGACATTACGCTGCCGGAATCCCAGGAGCAGCTGATCAAGGAAGTCATGTCCGTTAATCCAAACACCATTGTTGTTGTGGTGGGCAGCTATCCATACGCCCTGAACTGGGCGGATGAGCATGTTCCGGCCATTCTGTATACGACACATGCCGGACAGGAGCTCGGCCACGCCGTGGCGGATGTGTTGTTTGGCGAAGTGAACCCGGCGGGACGTTTGAACATGACCTGGTACAAATCGGTCGATCAGCTGCCGGAATTTATGGATTACGACATCATTCAGGGAGGCAGAACCTACCGCTATTTCGAAGGTGAGCCGTTATATCCGTTTGGACATGGATTGTCTTACAGTTCATTCCGTTATGATGAGCTAAGCCTTGACCGCAGCTGCGTTTCAGCGGACCAGGATGGCGGAGGAGGAGAGAGCGGACAGACGGTGACCGTGACTGCCCGCGTGACGAATACCTCAAGCCGTCCGGGCGAAGAAGTGGTGCAGCTGTACGGCCGCGCCGGACAGTCGCGCGTGAAACGGCCGCTGAAACAGCTGCTCGCGTTTCGGCGGGTGCTGATTCAGCCGGGTGAGACGGCTGAAGTGCACTTCACACTGCCGCTGTCCGAGCTGGCCGTGTGGGACGTGACGCGCGAGCGCTTCTGCATAGAGACCGGCTTATACCATGTAATGGCCGGTCCTTCCTCAGCGAATCTGCCGCTCAGCGCGGAGCTGGAGGTGCGGGGCGAGGTAATCCCGCCGCGCGACCTCAAACAGCCTGTGAAGGCGGTCAATTATGACGCCTACGAAGGCGTGCTGATCGGCGAATGCCGCGAAGGGGGCAGCGCCGTGGAAGTGAAGACGCAATCCGGCTGGATTGCGTTCATGGACGCCGAGTTTGGCGACGGCGTCAGGACGGTTAGGCTGCGCGCGGCGAGCCAAACGGCGGGTGCGGCCGAAGTCCGGCTGCAAAGCCCGGACGGCCCGCTTGCGGGCCGGGCCGAGCTGACAGCCGGAGGCGCGCAGGAGTGGCGCGACTATACCGCTGAGCTCAGTAGCGGCGTAAGCGGACGTCAGGACATTTATATCGTCCTGACGGGCAAAACATCGCTGAGCACCGTACAGTTTCAGTGA
- a CDS encoding GerAB/ArcD/ProY family transporter codes for MFIRTDDKLTSSQAGVFLTNTVLGAGILTMPRSVTQDVKTPDSWLTILFGGIIIVFVVLLMVKLCQQFPGQTVFQYAGRIAGKFPGGLLCLLLVLYFVITAGFEIRTLTEVTLFFLLEGTPSWAVILPFVWAGTYLVCGGINSIARVFQIVLPITLFILLVSFAASLRIFDINNLRPVLGSGILPVFQGLRSSVLIYTGCEVVMTLVAFMQHPGQAVKAMLGGIAIPILLYFLTVVFVIGGLSIDSIITSTWPTFDLVRSFEITGFFVERLEFPLMVVWLMQMFCNFCSFFFQASLGVSQIFKLSFLPVVLGMVPLIFLSAMLPGSVQDLFSLGDAIGMMGLVLFLLLPVLLSLIWLLRTKGLKQHV; via the coding sequence TTGTTCATTCGTACCGACGATAAACTCACCTCTTCCCAGGCAGGAGTATTCCTCACCAATACCGTGCTGGGCGCCGGGATTCTGACCATGCCGCGGAGCGTCACCCAGGATGTGAAGACGCCAGATTCCTGGCTGACCATCTTGTTCGGAGGCATCATTATCGTGTTTGTCGTTCTGCTGATGGTCAAGCTTTGCCAGCAGTTTCCGGGCCAAACCGTTTTTCAGTATGCCGGAAGAATCGCCGGAAAGTTCCCGGGCGGGCTGTTATGCCTGCTGCTGGTTCTTTACTTCGTCATTACCGCGGGCTTTGAGATTCGCACGCTTACCGAAGTTACGCTGTTCTTCCTGCTGGAGGGCACGCCAAGCTGGGCCGTCATCCTTCCCTTTGTATGGGCAGGCACTTACCTCGTTTGCGGCGGTATCAACTCGATTGCCCGAGTCTTTCAAATCGTACTGCCGATCACCTTGTTCATCCTGCTTGTTTCTTTCGCAGCGAGCTTGCGCATCTTCGACATCAACAATCTGCGGCCCGTACTTGGCAGCGGTATCCTCCCTGTATTTCAAGGTCTCAGGTCTTCCGTGCTGATCTATACAGGCTGCGAGGTTGTAATGACGCTGGTTGCCTTCATGCAGCATCCCGGCCAAGCCGTCAAGGCCATGCTGGGCGGTATCGCCATACCGATCCTTCTATACTTCCTAACAGTCGTCTTCGTCATCGGCGGTCTCTCGATCGATTCGATCATCACCAGCACCTGGCCGACCTTTGATCTGGTCAGAAGCTTCGAGATTACCGGTTTCTTTGTAGAGCGGCTTGAATTCCCGCTCATGGTCGTTTGGCTGATGCAGATGTTCTGCAACTTCTGCAGCTTCTTTTTCCAAGCTTCGCTGGGGGTTTCCCAAATCTTCAAGTTATCCTTTCTTCCGGTTGTCCTCGGCATGGTTCCGCTGATCTTCCTTTCGGCCATGCTGCCGGGTAGTGTCCAGGATCTCTTCTCGCTGGGGGATGCCATCGGCATGATGGGACTGGTTCTGTTTCTGCTGCTGCCGGTGCTGCTCTCGCTCATTTGGCTCCTCCGTACGAAAGGATTGAAACAGCATGTCTAG
- a CDS encoding Ger(x)C family spore germination protein → MSRRFLSLGLCLLLLPVLLTGCWSSHEIEDLALFAGMALDSGQPAPTEKEFEAKGATYGKRDKVMTTLQIVPIKLTGNQEKKKNEGQSAFLNVSGSGDSILEIFRQFSIRLDRPIIGHHLKVIIFSTELLKNQTIEQITDFVLRDNDIRPSTIVYITEGLARDALETSEPNDVPAFHIVGMQRNLNRTSKVLNPVSLSKLDALTHSEKSFILQNLVTGGGEIELSGAGIIKGSSGRWIGALNQEDTECLAWLGNKGDTGAIKAYDWDNEPITYEIKSLKSKIRSYVDGDDISFKVSISTKGRLIETWNKKETPTSNDYAEKTGQVIQKRLEGMMQHLIHTLQSEYKVDVAGFGDRLAIEHPAVWKKVKENWDDTFAESKVTFTYKLEITDFGSFTES, encoded by the coding sequence ATGTCTAGAAGATTCCTATCCCTCGGCCTTTGCCTGCTGCTCCTTCCGGTCCTGCTGACGGGCTGCTGGAGCAGCCACGAAATTGAAGACCTGGCGCTTTTTGCAGGAATGGCGCTGGATAGCGGCCAGCCAGCCCCTACGGAGAAAGAATTTGAAGCAAAAGGCGCGACCTATGGCAAACGGGATAAAGTAATGACAACCCTCCAGATCGTACCGATCAAATTAACAGGAAACCAGGAGAAGAAGAAAAACGAGGGACAATCCGCCTTTCTGAACGTTTCGGGCAGCGGCGACTCTATTCTTGAGATCTTCCGCCAGTTCTCCATCCGTCTTGACCGGCCGATTATCGGTCATCATCTTAAGGTGATCATCTTCTCCACTGAACTCCTGAAGAATCAGACTATCGAGCAGATCACGGATTTTGTATTACGCGACAACGATATTCGTCCCAGCACCATCGTCTATATCACCGAAGGGTTGGCCAGAGATGCCTTGGAAACTAGTGAACCCAATGACGTGCCGGCGTTCCATATCGTTGGCATGCAGCGAAATCTTAATAGGACGAGCAAGGTGCTAAACCCGGTTTCTTTATCCAAACTGGACGCGTTGACGCATTCGGAGAAAAGCTTTATCCTGCAGAATCTGGTCACAGGGGGCGGGGAAATCGAATTATCCGGAGCAGGCATCATCAAGGGTTCCTCCGGCCGCTGGATCGGAGCCTTAAACCAGGAGGATACCGAATGTCTGGCTTGGCTGGGGAATAAAGGGGATACAGGGGCCATTAAAGCCTACGACTGGGATAACGAGCCCATCACTTATGAGATCAAGTCCCTGAAGAGCAAGATCAGAAGCTACGTCGACGGGGACGACATTTCATTTAAGGTGTCCATTTCCACTAAAGGCCGCCTCATCGAGACCTGGAACAAGAAGGAGACCCCGACATCCAATGATTATGCGGAGAAAACCGGTCAAGTCATCCAGAAGCGGCTGGAAGGCATGATGCAGCATCTGATTCACACTTTGCAGTCCGAATATAAAGTCGATGTGGCCGGCTTTGGCGACAGGCTCGCCATTGAGCATCCTGCTGTCTGGAAGAAGGTCAAAGAGAACTGGGACGATACGTTCGCCGAGTCGAAAGTAACGTTCACCTACAAACTGGAGATTACCGATTTCGGTTCTTTCACAGAGAGCTGA
- a CDS encoding major royal jelly family protein yields MPYSTNRYQMVFHWNRLDWSFPDVQLQREFEDNQFWKKAMPAGVKVDRQGRYYVSVPRWAEGIPATMNRIVLKDGRPVLQAFPSWSWNEAGQVKALQSVLGYEIDENNRMWLLDQGKIAYAPSPEGSQKIIVWDLDTDRMLDCIIIPDEIAPYRTSFLNDLVVDNQNGFVYITDSGSGWPDHPVEGGIIIYNMKTRTLRRVLDRHFSTQDFPGFQFSIDNKPVYRDTPLRTGADGLALSADRSTLYYCPVTGRNLYAVDTSILRNFQASSADISRAVRSLGSKRTTTDGMHADNQGNVFYTMLEGKGVGIYSPAIPAFREFVSDDWMLWVDGVAFDQQGSIIFNSNRLHEMFGGYEIDWSNPFNLIIWKAFVGPGVKSYLYAGK; encoded by the coding sequence ATGCCCTACTCAACAAACCGTTATCAGATGGTCTTTCATTGGAACCGGCTGGATTGGAGCTTTCCGGATGTTCAATTGCAGCGGGAATTCGAGGACAATCAATTTTGGAAAAAAGCTATGCCTGCCGGCGTCAAGGTTGACCGCCAAGGCCGTTATTACGTCTCCGTGCCCCGCTGGGCCGAAGGCATACCTGCCACCATGAACCGGATCGTCCTGAAGGACGGGCGGCCGGTACTGCAGGCTTTTCCAAGCTGGTCATGGAACGAAGCGGGTCAGGTCAAAGCCCTGCAGTCCGTGCTCGGGTATGAGATCGATGAGAACAACCGCATGTGGCTGCTCGATCAGGGAAAAATCGCCTACGCCCCCTCCCCCGAAGGCTCGCAAAAAATCATCGTCTGGGATCTGGATACCGACCGGATGCTCGACTGTATCATTATTCCAGATGAAATTGCCCCGTACCGCACTTCTTTCTTGAATGACTTGGTGGTAGATAATCAAAACGGGTTCGTCTACATCACCGATTCGGGCAGCGGCTGGCCGGACCACCCGGTTGAAGGCGGGATTATTATCTACAACATGAAGACGAGGACGCTTAGACGGGTGCTCGACCGGCATTTCAGTACGCAGGACTTCCCGGGTTTCCAATTTTCCATCGATAACAAACCCGTGTACAGAGACACCCCTCTCCGTACCGGCGCCGACGGCCTCGCTTTATCCGCCGACCGGTCTACCTTGTATTACTGCCCGGTGACCGGGCGCAATTTGTATGCGGTAGACACCTCCATTTTGCGAAACTTTCAAGCCTCTTCCGCCGACATCAGCCGGGCGGTCCGTTCTCTGGGCAGCAAACGCACCACCACGGACGGGATGCATGCCGATAATCAAGGCAACGTTTTCTACACGATGCTGGAAGGGAAAGGCGTGGGCATCTACTCGCCGGCCATTCCCGCTTTCCGGGAATTTGTCTCGGACGACTGGATGCTGTGGGTTGACGGCGTCGCCTTTGATCAGCAGGGCAGCATCATCTTCAACAGCAACCGGCTCCATGAAATGTTCGGCGGATACGAGATCGATTGGAGCAACCCTTTTAACCTGATTATTTGGAAAGCCTTCGTCGGGCCCGGCGTAAAATCCTATTTATACGCAGGGAAATAA